The nucleotide window GGGCTTTCACCAGCCTTTGATGCAGAAGGCTTCTCCATCGGGTTGACAGCATCCAATCAAGGGTTGCTTCACAGGAGGCCAGCAGCAGCGCACTGGGACTGCTGCTCTGCAAACGCTGGAGGGAGCGACGCAACGCTGTTGAGGAGATGCGCGTCGTCCGCTGCCAGAGCACCGCGGTCTGAGCCAGCCCAGGCGCTGATTTGTGCAGTGAATGCACAACGAAATCAGCCCCGGTGGTCAGGGACGACGACGGCAATCCCATCCCAGGGGCAAACGCGAGATGGGTGCCGTGGGCTTCATCCACCAACACCGGCAAACCACGCGCCTGAAGACAGTCCACCAGAGGAGCGATCTCTGCGGCGTACCCGTGATAAGTGGGGTGAACAAGCACTGCGGCGGCGACCCGACAGCCAAGGTCTGGCAGGGCATCAAGGGAGCGGATCAAACCATCGGCCGTCATGGCCCTGGGGTGGCCCCGTTCCCCATCGAATGGAACCGGGAGGAACACCGGCAGCAATCCCCCCAGTTCGCACGCGGCGATCAGGCTGCGGTGAACATTGCGAGGCAGCAGAACAGCCTCACCAGGGGCGGCCATCGCCAACAGTGCTGCCTGCAGAAGACCGGTGGCTCCGTTCACACCAAACCAACAGCAATCCACACCCATGCGGGCAGCACAGAGAGCCTGGCTCTCTACGACAGCCCCATCCAGTTCCAGAGGCCCGCCGATCTCTGGTAATTCAGGAAGATCCCAGCGTCCCGGCTGCCGACGCAACAGGCATCTAAGCCGCGGTGGCAAGGCTTCACCCCGGCCATGCACGGGAAGATGCAGAGCGAATCGCGGGTTTGAATCGAGCAGGATCCGCAGCAGGGACATGAATACAACAACAAAACACCGCAGCCACCCGCTCGAACTGCGGCTAGAAGCTGAATCGTGGCATCAACCGTGCCCACCCCATGGAGCAGTACTTACACACACACGAACCCCTTGTTTGTGTGTGAACGCCTGAGAGAGTCACCAATCAGGAGCAGCTCATCACTGGCCGTCGTTGGTGCTGGCTGAATTGATCCACTGGTTCGGCGACCGCCGGCATCGGCACCCTGATGAAAAGAACTCTCTAGGATCTGCCGCGGGAGTTGAGATCTGAGCGTGGAGTCTGTGCGGTACAACCCTGGCCGAGATGCCCGTTGGCTGCTGCTGCGTCCGTGGATCTCCATACCCCGTGTTCTCCAGATTGTCTGGGCATTGTCCGGGCTGGTGCTGAGCTTGCTGATCCGAGGCAACAGCAGTGATCCCAAGGTTCAGAGAAATCTGGCGCGCATGCTCCTGCGCACACTCACGAATCTTGGCCCTTGCTTCATCAAGGTGGGACAGGCCCTGTCCACCCGCCCCGACCTGATTCGACGGGACTGGCTCGATGAACTAACGAAACTTCAGGACGACCTGCCTGCGTTCAGCCATGCCACTGCTCTGAAAACGATTGAAACCGAGCTGGGGTCACCGGCCGATCAACTGTTTGAAGAGTTTCCCGATTGTCCTATTGCTGCAGCAAGCCTGGGCCAGGTGTACAAAGCCAGGGTTCACGGTGAGCACTGGGTAGCCGTCAAGGTGCAGCGCCCCAATTTGATGTTCATCCTCCGGCGCGACATGGTGCTGATCCGGAGTCTGGGCGTACTAACAGCTCCGTTCTTGCCACTCAACCTTGGCTTCGGCCTGGGTGAGATCATCGATGAATTCGGCCGCAGCCTGTTTGAAGAAATTGATTACTTCTGCGAAGCCGACAATGCCGAGCGTTTCGCAGCCCTGTTTGCCAACAATCCTGCTGTCACGATCCCCACAGTGGAGCGTTCGTTATCGAGCAGGCGAGTCCTGACAACCAGCTGGATTCATGGAACCAAACTGCGCGATCGCCAGGAACTCAAAGCCCAACGACTTGATCCGGCCGCTCTGATCCGAACCGGCGTCATCAGTGGCTTGCAACAACTTCTCGAATTCGGGTATTTCCACGCCGACCCGCACCCAGGCAACCTGTTCGCACTCAGCGGCCGAAGCGGTGACCTCGGGCATGTGGCCTACGTCGATTTCGGCATGATGGATTCCATCAGCGACAGCGACCGCCTCACCTTGACAGGCGCCGTTGTGCACCTCATCAATCGTGACTTCGAGGCTGTCGCACGCGATTTTCAGCAACTTGGTTTTCTCTCGAGTAACGCCGATCTTGCTCCGATCATTCCGGCGCTTGAGGATGTTTTAGGAGGAAGTCTCGGTGATTCTGTGGGGTCATTCAATTTCAAAGCGATCACTGATCGCTTTTCAGAATTGATGTACGACTATCCATTCAGAGTGCCGGCCCGCTTCGCCCTGATCATCCGAGCTGTGGTGAGCCAGGAGGGCTTGGCCCTTCGCCTCGATCCGCAGTTCAAGATCATTGCCGTGGCCTATCCCTACGTGGCCAAGCGTTTGCTTGCTGGGGACACCCACGAAATGAGGGAAAAATTGATGGAGGTGATTTTCGACGGTGATGGCAGCTTGAGGCTTGAACGACTTGAAAGCCTTCTTGATGTTGTGGGGAAAGAGCAGACGCAAGTCGGAACAGAGTTGATACCAGTGGCAGGGGCAGGCTTGAAGTTGCTGCTGGGGCGCGATGGAGGCGACCTGCGCCGAAGGCTTCTGCTCACCCTGATCAAGGACGATCGACTGGACACAACGGATTTGAAAAATCTCACCGATCTGATGCGCCGAACCTTTGGTCCGGCTCGCCTCGCGCAGGGGATGCTCCAAGGACTCAACCCTCTTGCAGCCTGATCTTGCATCGGACCCTCCGCTACAAGGTTCCGGCGG belongs to Synechococcus sp. WH 7805 and includes:
- a CDS encoding aminotransferase class I/II-fold pyridoxal phosphate-dependent enzyme, whose amino-acid sequence is MSLLRILLDSNPRFALHLPVHGRGEALPPRLRCLLRRQPGRWDLPELPEIGGPLELDGAVVESQALCAARMGVDCCWFGVNGATGLLQAALLAMAAPGEAVLLPRNVHRSLIAACELGGLLPVFLPVPFDGERGHPRAMTADGLIRSLDALPDLGCRVAAAVLVHPTYHGYAAEIAPLVDCLQARGLPVLVDEAHGTHLAFAPGMGLPSSSLTTGADFVVHSLHKSAPGLAQTAVLWQRTTRISSTALRRSLQRLQSSSPSALLLASCEATLDWMLSTRWRSLLHQRLVKARKLTDDLRRHGVALHESDDPLRLILNTASVGVSGLEADTWFMNHGVIAELPEPLCLTLCLGFARHRGLTARLRHLWQLLIKEQGGPSLAAVAAPPLDSVRGAELSPSAVLHRPSLELPLDRCADRIAAEMICPYPPGIPLLVPGERIDHARVQWLQLQHRRWPEQVPGMVKVLA
- a CDS encoding AarF/ABC1/UbiB kinase family protein encodes the protein MRYNPGRDARWLLLRPWISIPRVLQIVWALSGLVLSLLIRGNSSDPKVQRNLARMLLRTLTNLGPCFIKVGQALSTRPDLIRRDWLDELTKLQDDLPAFSHATALKTIETELGSPADQLFEEFPDCPIAAASLGQVYKARVHGEHWVAVKVQRPNLMFILRRDMVLIRSLGVLTAPFLPLNLGFGLGEIIDEFGRSLFEEIDYFCEADNAERFAALFANNPAVTIPTVERSLSSRRVLTTSWIHGTKLRDRQELKAQRLDPAALIRTGVISGLQQLLEFGYFHADPHPGNLFALSGRSGDLGHVAYVDFGMMDSISDSDRLTLTGAVVHLINRDFEAVARDFQQLGFLSSNADLAPIIPALEDVLGGSLGDSVGSFNFKAITDRFSELMYDYPFRVPARFALIIRAVVSQEGLALRLDPQFKIIAVAYPYVAKRLLAGDTHEMREKLMEVIFDGDGSLRLERLESLLDVVGKEQTQVGTELIPVAGAGLKLLLGRDGGDLRRRLLLTLIKDDRLDTTDLKNLTDLMRRTFGPARLAQGMLQGLNPLAA